Proteins found in one Sandaracinaceae bacterium genomic segment:
- a CDS encoding zinc-ribbon domain-containing protein: protein MDVICQNCGTEYDFDETLVSERGTTVKCTQCAHLFKVYRPGGGDARPWSIRHRDGREELVPTLRDLQKLIATNVLSEFDEIARQGDAYKPLGSIAELATFFSQARASRPDSSPPAARTSSIPAGAPGPRRSKGTLMGYSPGSEPVTTPQLHGNSMPGAPRQSEVSPAHSPSLTPASVPPPPLPPASVPPPSASMPSPAPGPAQPRPIAKPPEPERANPAAAAAAKASHRAIAATRASDMLEEPIAPPVTKSRAPVMQVDDDDDVKIKGVGSPKWGRWVFLVALIALGVVGYLQRDAIMAQVQALRGPPPDPAASFLEEAEELLRRDDADGYRQGIHEMIRATAVAERDPRVLTMLSRGYSLKAQLHEFDAQDLVADAGEDPARLAEAAGLRHVARDAAQEARHKAEDAVREAPDSVEARVALADALRLTGDLIGARRHYERSRDLAPTASADQLTVGALLAAAEQEDLGAAVELAQQAVGADAGLIRARIVLARALLASGNGEAARAHVAHVLASQADHAGALAVRRRLDGEAPQPAAAEEPELAPAVVVDAGVAADPSGSEGQPRVGADGTTEGRDNRTFDEMQAGGTDTSGTRPPAGTDVAMDDGRPPEGRDYSWYIQNGDTALSGGNLSRADAFYQAALEVRPGSSEATTGLANVMLRRGRADDAVVRFRAATRQGYGPAFIGLGRANESLGRRSEAIQAYEDYLQRSPSGSLATTARQRLEALRPTPAPGPAPTPTPTVEDTPPPPPPPPPAPEGDPAPGPA from the coding sequence ATGGATGTCATCTGTCAGAACTGCGGTACCGAGTACGACTTCGACGAGACCCTGGTCTCCGAGCGTGGCACCACCGTCAAGTGCACTCAGTGCGCCCACCTCTTCAAGGTCTACCGGCCTGGAGGAGGTGACGCGCGCCCTTGGAGCATCCGCCACCGTGACGGCCGCGAGGAGCTCGTGCCCACCCTGCGCGACCTGCAGAAGCTGATCGCGACCAACGTCCTCAGCGAGTTCGACGAGATTGCCCGTCAGGGGGACGCGTACAAGCCGCTCGGCTCCATCGCCGAGCTGGCCACCTTCTTCTCGCAGGCCCGCGCGTCGCGGCCAGACTCCTCGCCGCCGGCCGCCCGCACGTCGTCCATCCCAGCAGGCGCACCCGGCCCGCGTCGCTCGAAGGGCACGCTCATGGGGTACTCGCCCGGCAGCGAACCCGTGACCACGCCGCAGCTGCACGGGAACTCCATGCCCGGCGCTCCGCGGCAGAGTGAGGTCAGCCCGGCGCACAGCCCTTCGCTAACGCCGGCCAGCGTGCCTCCGCCGCCGCTCCCGCCGGCCAGCGTGCCGCCGCCCAGCGCGTCCATGCCGTCGCCCGCGCCTGGCCCTGCGCAACCGCGACCCATCGCCAAGCCTCCCGAGCCCGAGCGCGCCAACCCCGCGGCGGCCGCTGCGGCCAAGGCGTCGCATCGCGCCATCGCCGCCACGCGCGCCAGTGACATGCTGGAAGAGCCCATTGCGCCTCCGGTCACGAAGTCACGCGCCCCCGTCATGCAAGTCGATGACGACGACGACGTGAAGATCAAGGGCGTGGGCTCGCCCAAGTGGGGCCGCTGGGTGTTCCTGGTGGCGCTCATCGCGCTCGGTGTCGTGGGCTATCTGCAGCGCGACGCCATCATGGCGCAGGTGCAAGCGCTGCGTGGGCCGCCACCCGATCCCGCAGCCAGCTTCCTAGAAGAGGCCGAGGAGCTGCTGCGCCGCGACGACGCCGACGGCTATCGCCAGGGCATCCACGAGATGATCCGCGCCACGGCCGTGGCCGAGCGTGACCCGCGCGTGCTCACCATGCTGTCGCGCGGCTACAGCCTCAAGGCGCAGCTGCACGAGTTCGACGCCCAGGATCTGGTCGCCGATGCGGGCGAAGACCCCGCGCGGCTGGCCGAGGCGGCTGGGCTCCGACACGTGGCCCGCGACGCGGCGCAGGAAGCCCGACACAAGGCCGAGGATGCGGTGCGCGAGGCTCCCGATTCCGTCGAGGCGCGTGTGGCCCTGGCCGACGCGCTGCGTCTGACGGGCGACCTGATCGGTGCACGCCGGCACTACGAGCGCTCGCGTGACCTGGCGCCCACGGCCAGCGCAGACCAGCTCACCGTGGGAGCGCTGCTGGCCGCGGCAGAGCAAGAGGACCTGGGCGCCGCCGTGGAGCTGGCGCAGCAGGCCGTGGGTGCCGACGCAGGGCTCATCCGCGCGCGCATCGTGCTGGCCCGCGCGCTGTTGGCGTCGGGCAACGGTGAAGCGGCTCGCGCTCACGTGGCGCACGTGCTCGCCTCTCAGGCGGACCACGCCGGGGCGCTGGCGGTGCGCCGGCGGCTCGACGGAGAGGCGCCGCAGCCGGCCGCGGCCGAGGAGCCGGAGTTGGCGCCAGCGGTGGTCGTGGACGCGGGTGTGGCGGCGGACCCCTCTGGGAGCGAGGGCCAGCCCCGCGTGGGCGCCGACGGCACAACGGAGGGGCGCGACAACCGCACCTTCGACGAGATGCAGGCCGGCGGCACGGACACGTCCGGCACGCGTCCCCCTGCCGGCACCGACGTGGCGATGGACGACGGCCGTCCGCCCGAGGGACGTGACTACAGCTGGTACATCCAGAACGGCGACACCGCGCTCTCGGGCGGCAACCTCTCGCGCGCGGACGCGTTCTACCAGGCGGCCCTCGAGGTGCGGCCGGGCTCGTCGGAGGCCACCACGGGGCTCGCCAACGTCATGCTGCGCCGCGGTCGTGCGGACGACGCCGTGGTGCGCTTCCGGGCAGCCACGCGCCAGGGCTACGGGCCCGCGTTCATCGGCCTCGGCCGCGCCAACGAGTCCCTCGGGCGGCGCAGCGAAGCCATCCAGGCCTACGAAGACTACCTGCAGCGCAGCCCCAGCGGCTCACTGGCCACCACCGCGCGCCAGCGGCTCGAGGCGCTGCGACCCACGCCCGCGCCTGGCCCGGCGCCCACCCCCACGCCGACTGTGGAGGACACACCGCCGCCACCGCCGCCCCCGCCGCCTGCGCCCGAGGGAGATCCCGCGCCGGGGCCCGCATGA
- a CDS encoding FAD-binding oxidoreductase has translation MSESQEVRKKSHWGWGWEDRFPSADERRERGKQAQLLLGFGPERVDEPVPLAAVELPPARVTPPASLSAIADLGTEARVRHTHGRNFPDILRGFRGDFAGAPDMVAFPESEADVASVLDWASSEDVVVVPYGGGTSVVGGISAGGERPFVSLDLSRLDRLLEVDAVSRSARLQAGASGPRLEAQLAEHGLTLRFFPQSFEFATLGGWIATRAGGHFAMGPTHIDDLVESTRTVTPRGVLETRRLPGSGAGPSADRMILGSEGTLGVITEAWVRVRPKPTQRSTATCLFKEWRDAVAAVRAISQSGLYPANCRLLDAREAALNLVSIDSSAVLIVGFEGADHAFHAPMARTLELVADHGGRCPQGAKHADAGEKSGDEGGAGAWKRAFIDAPYMLNLMGSMGMVVDTFETACTWDRFEALHAGIIQAVRDVMKREAGRGFVSCRFTHVYPDGPAPYFTFVMPGREGGEIAQWQAVKQAASDAILRHGGTITHHHAVGRVHQPWYAQQVPDLFREALRGAKRELDPAGIMNRGVFAL, from the coding sequence ATGAGCGAGTCACAAGAAGTGCGGAAAAAGAGTCACTGGGGCTGGGGCTGGGAGGATCGCTTCCCCAGCGCCGACGAGCGCCGGGAGCGTGGAAAGCAGGCGCAGCTGCTGCTGGGCTTCGGGCCAGAGCGCGTGGACGAGCCGGTGCCGCTCGCCGCGGTGGAGCTGCCCCCGGCGCGTGTCACCCCTCCGGCGTCGCTGAGCGCCATCGCCGACCTGGGCACCGAGGCCCGCGTGCGGCACACGCACGGCCGCAACTTCCCGGACATCCTGCGCGGCTTCCGCGGCGACTTCGCCGGGGCGCCCGACATGGTGGCTTTTCCCGAGAGCGAGGCGGACGTGGCGAGCGTGCTGGACTGGGCCAGCAGCGAAGACGTGGTGGTGGTGCCGTACGGCGGCGGCACCAGCGTGGTGGGCGGCATCTCGGCGGGCGGCGAGCGCCCCTTCGTGTCGCTGGACCTCTCGCGCCTCGACCGGCTGTTGGAGGTGGACGCGGTGTCGCGCAGCGCGCGCCTGCAGGCCGGCGCCAGCGGACCGCGGCTCGAGGCCCAGCTGGCCGAGCACGGGCTCACGCTGCGCTTCTTCCCGCAGTCGTTCGAGTTCGCCACGCTCGGCGGGTGGATCGCCACGCGCGCGGGCGGCCACTTCGCCATGGGCCCCACGCACATCGACGACCTGGTGGAGAGCACGCGCACGGTGACCCCGCGGGGGGTCCTCGAGACGCGTCGCCTTCCCGGCTCGGGCGCGGGGCCCAGCGCCGACCGCATGATCCTGGGCAGCGAAGGCACGCTCGGTGTCATCACCGAGGCCTGGGTGCGCGTGCGCCCGAAGCCCACGCAGCGCAGCACCGCCACGTGTCTGTTCAAGGAGTGGCGCGACGCCGTGGCTGCCGTGCGGGCCATCTCGCAGTCGGGCCTCTATCCGGCGAACTGCCGCTTGCTGGACGCGCGCGAGGCGGCGCTGAACCTGGTGAGCATCGACAGCAGCGCAGTGCTGATTGTGGGGTTCGAGGGGGCCGACCACGCCTTTCACGCGCCCATGGCGCGCACGCTCGAGCTGGTGGCGGACCACGGCGGCCGCTGCCCGCAGGGCGCCAAGCACGCCGACGCGGGTGAAAAGAGCGGCGACGAAGGCGGAGCCGGCGCGTGGAAGCGCGCGTTCATCGACGCGCCCTACATGCTGAACCTCATGGGCAGCATGGGCATGGTGGTGGACACGTTCGAGACGGCCTGCACGTGGGACCGCTTCGAGGCGCTGCACGCCGGCATCATCCAGGCGGTGCGCGACGTGATGAAGCGCGAGGCGGGGCGCGGCTTCGTGTCTTGCCGCTTCACGCACGTGTACCCCGACGGGCCGGCGCCGTACTTCACGTTCGTGATGCCGGGGCGTGAAGGCGGCGAGATCGCGCAGTGGCAAGCCGTGAAGCAGGCCGCGAGCGACGCCATCCTACGTCACGGTGGGACCATCACGCACCACCACGCCGTGGGGCGCGTGCACCAGCCGTGGTACGCGCAGCAGGTGCCCGACCTGTTCCGCGAGGCGCTGCGCGGGGCCAAGCGCGAGCTGGACCCTGCCGGCATCATGAACCGCGGCGTGTTCGCCCTCTGA
- a CDS encoding FHA domain-containing protein: MEPVQRIEWYREWFERRGRPAFLAEFAAPVLVARENLETETEASFHTAFMSRTQFLAEMQKAGAAPADDRPQIRAGEVRFVRKAAGAAFADRVGVGRARNADVWLPNPRVSKYHAYFSGTPEAGYTLTDAESRNGTWVDGHKLAARTPVPLADGSEVVFGPHRFTFYTPAGFCDNIGRRARP; the protein is encoded by the coding sequence GTGGAACCCGTACAGCGCATCGAGTGGTACCGGGAGTGGTTCGAACGCCGCGGCCGCCCGGCTTTTCTCGCTGAATTCGCCGCTCCGGTGCTGGTTGCCCGCGAGAACCTCGAGACCGAGACCGAGGCCAGCTTCCACACCGCGTTCATGTCGCGCACCCAGTTCTTGGCCGAGATGCAGAAGGCTGGGGCCGCACCGGCCGACGACCGGCCCCAGATCCGCGCCGGCGAGGTTCGCTTCGTGCGAAAGGCTGCAGGCGCTGCGTTCGCCGACCGGGTGGGGGTGGGCCGGGCGCGCAACGCCGACGTGTGGCTGCCCAACCCACGCGTCTCCAAGTACCACGCGTACTTCTCGGGCACGCCCGAGGCGGGCTACACGCTGACCGACGCCGAGTCGCGGAACGGCACCTGGGTAGACGGGCACAAGCTCGCGGCGCGCACGCCGGTGCCACTGGCAGACGGCTCGGAGGTGGTGTTCGGACCGCACCGCTTCACGTTCTACACGCCCGCAGGGTTCTGCGACAACATCGGGCGGCGCGCTCGGCCGTAG